CGGGCGACAGGGTGGCAAAGACAATCATCTGCACGTCGTCGGGCTGGAGGCCGGCCATTTCCAGGGCCTTACGGGCCGCGTTGGCGCCCATGTTAGCTGTGGTGTCTTTTCCTTCCTCAAACCAGCGCCGCTCCTTAATACCGGTCCGCTCCTGAATCCACTCGTCGGTGGTTTCCATGAGTTCGGTAATGTCGGCATTAGTGACAACGCGGGACGGAACGTAGTGGCCGACGCCGGCAATTTCGGAATGACGCAGGGTGCTCATATCAGGTAAGTGGGAATAGTCGAGGAAAACGGAGCGAAAAAAAGGAGGCGAAGATAGTAAAAACTAGCCCTCATCTGCGCTAACGGCCGGCAAAGGTCGGCAGTTACCGGATACTATCCAGCAGGGCCCACAATTTTGTGGTTTCGGACTGCCAGAAAGCCTCCGCCGGCACGCCGTATGGGTAAAACGGGGCGGCCGTGAGCTGTGCTACAACGGCTGGTACCGCAAAAGTTTCATCAAAGGATACTACCGCGCCGGCCTGGTGCCGGGCCACGATGCCGGTCCAGTAGGGGTTATCTGGAATCAGCACTGGCAGGCCGCTGGCCAGGTACTCGAAAAGCTTGGTAGGCACGCAGCGCCAGGTGCTGGGGTGGGGCCGGTAGGGCAGCAAACCCAGGTGACTTTGCGCAATTGCGGCGACAATCCGGGCGTGGGGCACCAGCGCGTCGCCCCCGATTAGGGTCACCGCGCCGGGGTTGGCGGCAATGACGGTGCGCAGGCGCTGAAGTTGCTCGGGGCGCTGGCAAAACCCGATAATGGTCAGGTGGGCCTGGGGCCAGTGCTGGCGCAAGCGGAGCGTGAACTCAACGGCCTCGAACACGCCATTCAGCTCCGAAATGGTGCCCGAATAGAGCAGCCGCAGTGTTTCGCCGGGCCGGGGCATTAACATTAGGCGGGTTGGGGCAGCGGCTGGCGTTTCGGGTTCGGATGCAAACTTGTTTTCCAGCACCACCGTGCGCCGGGGCTTGGCAAAGGGCAGCTCCTCGGCGTAGCTGCGCTCGGCCAGGATGATGCCC
Above is a genomic segment from Hymenobacter cellulosivorans containing:
- a CDS encoding glycosyltransferase, with the protein product MQPTTFLLASVLKPLDDTRMYGKFGRTLVERAGEQHTVHIAGRWAPAPADTPVGIRFHSLLRGSRLSWQRLGAQWRYWRLLHQVQPDVVLVHAPELLPLTLLWHRLGSGRKFLYDVRENYALNIRTQQVYPPWLRGLLAGLVRGLETMVARRAAGIILAERSYAEELPFAKPRRTVVLENKFASEPETPAAAPTRLMLMPRPGETLRLLYSGTISELNGVFEAVEFTLRLRQHWPQAHLTIIGFCQRPEQLQRLRTVIAANPGAVTLIGGDALVPHARIVAAIAQSHLGLLPYRPHPSTWRCVPTKLFEYLASGLPVLIPDNPYWTGIVARHQAGAVVSFDETFAVPAVVAQLTAAPFYPYGVPAEAFWQSETTKLWALLDSIR